The genomic region aaaatgtAGCCCTAGATAGATTAGATTTTTATGAGAtacaatgtatttttttactatCACTCAGGTAGAAATTTTTCGAAGATGTTTTAGTTCATTTTTATGTTCTTATTGATATAGAGAAACgattttctgttttaaatttgaaattaaaatgtaaaccaGAATAAAGCATTTACTTTATATTCTATTTATTTGCTTTTAATCATATACTTTACTTACCTATTCATATTGAAGTTAAGCAGCTGACATTACTCATCTTGTGGTTATTGTTGAAAGTCTGTATTCAGTTCCACCACCAATGACATCCTAGGATAGCAGCTTTTTAGCACCGGTTTGaatcgtcaattttgacatattcgtcATCTTCactaaaaaaacctttaaaatgagtccaaagatgacgcacttatctcaaaaaacaaaaaagttagaatagaaaacattaaacccgaagttagcaatttaatttttaaatattaataccaaccttaatttttttattatatttttgtttttttgaaatgttaagacattttataaaaattaagaatgtcaaaatgatattgacatttcaaaccggaagttgcttatatctcgagtaatattggaattaaacttatcatgtttggactcattttaaaggattttccacgacgattacaaatatgtcaaaattgacatttttaactGGAAGTTGAAAAATAGTCTcaaatcttcataaataagtttaatagcctttaaaatatttatatattcaaattaatcttaaatatatgttgtaatttttgtattaaccgaaataaaatttatttattattattaataaaattttgtaagcAGCATTTTAAGcagcaacatcaaaaattttatcaaacaaCGTCGCAACTTCATCCGGTTTATGCTTAATATACTTATCTGGATTTTTTGTAAACGAAGTTCCctcaaaactaaaagaaaattattaattaaaattatttcattcatatttttagtttaatttaagttCTTACTAATTATAAAAAGCGTTGTATTTAGGAAGAATAAGTTCCTTATTATCTCGCTTTAAACTTTCTCGAAGTTGAACATCTGGGATAGAATATCCTCGTTGAACTTTAACCACATCTtcgatttctttattaaaacccTAAAATTTAatcagttaaaaaaaatataaataaagtattaattaaggaatttacagcaaatttttctttaataaaagctCGCTCTTTATCCTTTAATTTATCCCCATGTTGAATATTAATTGGGCAATCCTTTATCGATatataatttaacaatttcgaccaactaaaaaatatttaggataaaataataaattaaaaagaattttttgaggACCTTTGAGTcgaatattgatttttttgatcttgaatagttttgtaataaaaatcttcGCATCCCGGCTCAGCAATTAAATACAATTCTAATAAATTACTTCTTTGCAACGATTTTAATacgtaattattattatttaagcgaaaaattgcttttaaagCTGGATCACTATATTGCTCACTCTTACTGTATAAAGTATGATTTAATTGAACCAAAACTTTctctaaatcaataaattaagttattaatataattaagatatttttatattaaaaagtactTATATAAAATCCTAAAagaactttatttttgttactgGTTTTTGCTTTATCATATTGGAGATCGTAACTTGGATCTTGCGATAAAACTTTTCCAATCGTTTCGGTGTATTCTAATAATTGCTCAAGGAACATTAATACGTTACTGGTTAATTCATGTACGGTTCCATCTGGTGGTAATTGAGTCACTGAATCGGTTCGGAGACTTTCGATGAAATCTTCTAAAGCTTTTACTccctaaacaaaatttgtgtaacaattaattctttttaattttattttattacttattacagTTGAATGAAGAGTATGAAGGATAGAATCGAATTTCGCTTTAATTCTTGCATCGCATTCTTCAACAGTTCGCTCAAATTTCGGTTTTAACGCAATTAATTGCTTCAAAATGGGGAAAATCACCAAAACCGAACTGAAATCATGCCTACTTATACTCCGTTTAGCCCTAGCTGCTATATTCTAAAATCAAAAGTAAAtcattattgattaaattattttttttaatttacttctCCATCTTGCACGATCGAATCTAACGCTTCTTTAACgattaactcaaaaactcTCGCTTGATGAGTCGATTCGATGATTCCTTTCATTACGTAGAGTTCAATTTGCATCAATTTGTGTAACGCGACGACGCAAACTAAATAATTTTCCATTTCTTGCTCGTTTTCAAGTTCTTCTCCGATTGCCATaacatctttaaataaaaaataagtttgtaTTCATTTAAAAGGTCATAAAATTACCTAAATGTGACGCTCTACGTCCTCCTAAATTCAACCCGGTTGATTGCTCGATGGTTTGAGAAGCCCTCAATAACATTCGATTTgcctttttctcaaaaacttgGTGTAAACGCCGAGTTGAAGGTCTACGGGTTGATTCTTGTTTCGATTGAAATTTGGGTTtcttaatttcataaaaaattacttcatttGTTAATAAGATTGATAAGAAAAACGTACCAGCATGGGTGAACCAGAAGTGCCATGAACACTTCCTCCGCTAACcgatttttgatacttttttaGCGATGTTAACGATCTTTGAAGCACATCACCTCGTATTTTCCCATAAACCGTTAAATATTCATCCCTTCCGTTATTGTATAACCAATCGGCCATGATTATTAAGCTCGATTTGATGGTATCGGGGAAAATTGGGGGTAAAATGTTGATATCGTCAGTGACACCTCcatctttttataataaaaattaatttattattttttttaataattaataattaccttCATCCGTATTAATTAGATTCATTAAAGCCACCGGTAACATGGGCTTATTATGTTTAtccaaaattgttttaaactcGGCGTTTAATTTATCGCTTCCTTTATTAAATAAGCTggacttaaaattatttatttcaattaatttattacttaatcaaattgtttaagtaatggaaaaattcaagaaaacatgtggcttaaaaatgtGTCAATAGACTCTGTGTTAAGGGGGGAAACCACATTAGGAGGCTCATtttcattgattttttaggatttttttgaataattttatccAAATATAACAAAGTTATGCTCGGACGTCGTACCTAGAGTTCTCCAATTGCGAGACGTGTTTtgaaacccgaatgattctagttctaggtcttgtgttagttctagttttatactaacactataactaaaactaacgctacaccgagaactagaaacattcggatttagccgcacgtctatcaagacggctaaacccgaatgattctagttctcgtgttaattttggtgacagtgctagtgtaaaactagaactaacactagagctagaaagTATTGGgtgacctatcctaacattctttcacgctttaattagggtttcttcacgctttaattcgagtttcaaaagaaaactacctgtcttaacattccttcacgctataattagggtttcaaaacaaaa from Onthophagus taurus isolate NC chromosome 5, IU_Otau_3.0, whole genome shotgun sequence harbors:
- the LOC111426547 gene encoding exocyst complex component 7, giving the protein MDKRIDIGTKLEKEQSNLNILLERLSKSEQIAKGIDTILNTFENRLSKLEGTILPVYNETDNLHKTKQNIDKTIQLLDNVINYYEISSKVEDIIEKGPRVVTDGGIDLDTYLISLNKLSKAQKYFEKHIPQSVELENVSSLFNKGSDKLNAEFKTILDKHNKPMLPVALMNLINTDEDGGVTDDINILPPIFPDTIKSSLIIMADWLYNNGRDEYLTVYGKIRGDVLQRSLTSLKKYQKSVSGGSVHGTSGSPMLKPKFQSKQESTRRPSTRRLHQVFEKKANRMLLRASQTIEQSTGLNLGGRRASHLDVMAIGEELENEQEMENYLVCVVALHKLMQIELYVMKGIIESTHQARVFELIVKEALDSIVQDGENIAARAKRSISRHDFSSVLVIFPILKQLIALKPKFERTVEECDARIKAKFDSILHTLHSTGVKALEDFIESLRTDSVTQLPPDGTVHELTSNVLMFLEQLLEYTETIGKVLSQDPSYDLQYDKAKTSNKNKVLLGFYIKKVLVQLNHTLYSKSEQYSDPALKAIFRLNNNNYVLKSLQRSNLLELYLIAEPGCEDFYYKTIQDQKNQYSTQSWSKLLNYISIKDCPINIQHGDKLKDKERAFIKEKFAGFNKEIEDVVKVQRGYSIPDVQLRESLKRDNKELILPKYNAFYNYFEGTSFTKNPDKYIKHKPDEVATLFDKIFDVAA